AGATTCCTCGACAACGTCCGAAGGGGAGGGTGCCTCCTCCTCGTCCGACTCGGCACGGACCCGCTGGAGCACTTCGAGAATCCGACTGATCAGTTGGGGGATCCCCCGTCCCGTGACGGCGGAGAGGGTCAGTGGTTCCCGACACAACTCGTGGGCAATCCGATCGACCACCTCATCGGCACCGGTCACATCAAGCTTCGAAAGCACGAGGATTTCCGGCCGATTCGCCAGCGCAGGGCTGTACTGTTCCAACTCATTCCGAATCGTTCGATAGTTCTCAACCGGATCGGAGCCGTCGATCGGGACCGCCTCAACCAGATGGACCAGAAGTTTGGTCCGCTCGACGTGTCGGAGAAACTCGTGCCCGAGGCCGTGCCCCTGGTGTGCCCCTTCAATCAATCCGGGGATGTCCGCAACGATGAATGAGTCATCGTCGACGATCACCGCCCCAAGATTCGGATACTTGGTCGTGAAGGGGTAGTCGGCGATCTCGGGATGGGCCCGACTGATCCGGGAGAGCAAGGTCGATTTCCCGGCGTTCGGCAATCCGATCAGGCCGACGTCGGCGATCACCTTCAGTTCGAGGTCGATCGAACGTTCCTCACCCGGCTGGCCGGGCTCGACCTGACGAGGAGCACGGTTGATCGAGGATTTGAAATGCTCGTTCCCGTGTCCCCCCTTGCCTCCTCGGGCCACGACCACGTAATCGCCCGGGAGCTTCAGGTCCCGAAGAATATGACCCTGATTGTGATCTCGGACAATCGTTCCCGCCGGAACGTCGATATAGACCGTCTCGGCGCTTTTCCCGTCCCGACTACTCCCCATGCCGTGCTGACCACGCTCGCCCCGGAAGTGACGCATCCCGGAAAGGTGGGCCAGGTTCGTCAAGCCTTCCACCGCGCGGACGATCACATGCGCGCCGTGGCCGCCATCTCCTCCGTTGGGTCCGCCCCGAGGGACGTACTTCTCTCGGCGGAAGCTGAGGCAACCGTTCCCACCATCGCCACCCTTGACGTGAAGCGTCACCCGATCGACAAACATTCGCCCCTCAGAGACGCAAGACGCCCGGCGTCCTCGCTCCCCTCAAGGGACCGGCCGCCGGGCATCGAATCGTGGTCCAGCAGAACTCAGTTCAACCTGCTCAATCTGCCGGCCAACACTCAGGCGTGGGCCTCAACCTGACCGTTCGTGGCCGGAATCACGTTGATTCGACGGCCATTCTGGTCAAAGTAGACCTTCCCTTCGGTCAGCGCGAAGATGGTCCAGTCGCGACCGACTCCCACGTTCTTGCCCGGTCGCCACTTCGTGCCGTGCTGTCGGCAAATAATGGCGCCAGGCTTGGCGAGCTGACCACCAAAGAGCTTGATTCCCAGCCGCTGGGCATTTGAATCGCGACCGTTGCGGCTGGAGCCCTGACCTTTCTTGTGAGCCATCGCGGTAAGACCTTGCTTTCTCTCTCGACGTTTTCGAAACGCCTGGCTCCGACCACCCGACTTCTGCAGTGATCGGCGCGGGGCGAACCGAGATGGCCCCGCCAGAGCCTTGAATTCTACCCAACGGAAGGGGCTTCGGGCAAGATGGGCTCTCGAAGCCAGAGCAAACCTACGCCTTTACAGCGTCTCAAACCGCTCGGTAGTGTGGAGCACTGGGGACCCTCTCTTGCTCCCGTCTCGGAGCCCGCCACCATGCCGCAAGCCCACGTCGATCCGGCCGAACTGCGCCGGTTTGCCCAGAGCCTCAAGCAATTCAACAACGATCTCCAGAGTCGAATGACTGTGCTGAACGGTCAGTTAAACAACCTCGGCTCCACCTGGAGAGACCGCGAGCATGACAAGTTCGCCGAGGAGTTCCGCCAGACGATGAACGTCGTGTCTCGATTCATCCAGCTCTCCGAGGCTCACGTTCCCTTCCTGATGAAAAAAGCCGAGAAGATCGAAGACTATCTCCAGCAGCGCTAACGCAGGAGCCGGCGTCGATGGCCGAGCAAGCCCGCGTCCAGTCGATCGAGGCCCTCAGTCGCTTTCGAGCCGCGGTGGCCGAATTCGGAGACGGTGCGCGCAACGCCCTCGGCGGAATCGACATCGAGCTTCGCCGCGTCCGGGACTGGCTGGAACACGAACAGCCGCGCTACTGGAAAGGGCAAATCAAGCTCTGGGATCAGCGCATGGCCGAGGCCCGCGCGGCCTTGCACCGAAAAAACCTCCAGCGAACCGACGGCTTTGTGCCCGACGTATCCCAGGAGAAAGAAGCGCTCCGCCTCTGCAAAATGCGGCTCGAGCAGGCCGAACGCAAGCTGGCCTCCATCCGACGGTGGGTTCCTCAATTTCAGCACGCCCTCTCGGAATATCAAGGACGAACCCGGAGCCTGTCCGACGCTTCCTCCATCGACATCGCCCGAATGCTGGCCATGCTCGACCGCATGATCGCCGCGCTTGAAGCCTACGTCAGCACAGCTGCTCCCCGCGAGCCTTCCCAACCGCCCGTCAGGCCCCCGGCCGAGCAGACTCCCAACCCTCCTGAATCGACCACCTGACCGTCACCGGAGCCTCGATCCCCATGCGACCCTCAAACATCACGGCGGGAGGCGCGAAACTTCAGCACGACCTGAAGGCGCTTCGGGCCCGATGGGACCAGACGCGGGACGAGTGGGATGACGCGGTCAGCCGCGATTTCGAGGCCAAGCAACTGGTCCCCCTGGAACAGGCCGTCGCCCAGGCCATTCACGGCATCGACGACCTGCACCAGTTCCTTTCCCGAATGATCAAGGACATCGGGCCCGACGAGTGAGGCCGAAGCTCCCTTAATCCGCCTCGGGAGCCTTCGGTAGCAACGAGATCTCCAGATGGCTCGGGAATTCGGGCGAATGATAGACCCGATGCGTCTGACGAGTGAAGTCGTCCTCGTCCGCTTCGAAGATGTTCGGAACAAACGTCTGAGGGTTCCGATCAAAGAGTGGGAACCAGCTACTCTGAACGTGGACCAGAATTCGATGACCCTTCTTGAACGTGTGGAAAACATCTTGAAGGGGCAGATCAATCGGGGTGACTTCGCCGGGAACGAACGGCTCTGGCGATTCAAAACTGTTGCGGAACCGTCCTCGGATGATCTCTCCTCGAACAAGCTGCTCGTAATCGCCGAATTCGACTCCCTCGGGAGCGTGTTCCTCAGTCGGATGGTCGCCCGGATACTCGTCGATCAGCTTCACGACCCAGTCGGCATCGGTCCCGGTGGTCGAGACAAAGAGCCGGGCGATCATCGGGCCGGCCAGCGTCACGTCGGATTCGAGCACCTGAGAACGAAACGAAAGCACATCAGGACGTCGGCTGGCAAAGCGCTGATCATCGGTCATGTAGGCTCGTGGCGTCATGACGATCTGAATCTCCCCCGAGTCGGGAACCGGTGTACTCGGATCACTGATGAACTCGGAGAAGGGCTGACGGTCTTCCGCGTCCGGTGAATTGGCGGAGAGCGTCCGGTCATTGCCGAAATAGAGCTGCACGGTCTCGACGTTTGCGGGAGGCCATTGCTCAAATTCTTCCCAACGCTTCCGCCCCGTGTCGAAGGTGAGCGCCTCGGGCAGATCAGGACCGGGGTCTGCCGGATCATTCCCTTCCTTCAGGAAATGGCGGAAGAAGCGGGCCTCGACGTCGTCCTGATACGCGGACGAGAGCCCTTCGCCGAAAGGAATTTTCCCGGTCACCTGGGGACCATCTCCGTTGCGAGCCCAGTCACCATGACCCCAGGGTCCCATGACCATCATATTAAAGGTCTCAGGATTCTCACGCTCAATGGTCTGATAAATGGATAATGGTCCGTACAAATCCTCCGCATCGAACCAGCCTCCCACGGTCATGACCGCGGTCGAAAGCCCCTTGAGATGTGGAAGAATGGCGCGACGCTGCCAGAACTCGTCATAATTCGGATGCTCGACAAGCTCCCTCCAGAAGAAATTGTCTGGGCCGTAATAGCGCGAGGCGTTCTTCAGCGGG
The Tautonia marina DNA segment above includes these coding regions:
- the obgE gene encoding GTPase ObgE, whose translation is MFVDRVTLHVKGGDGGNGCLSFRREKYVPRGGPNGGDGGHGAHVIVRAVEGLTNLAHLSGMRHFRGERGQHGMGSSRDGKSAETVYIDVPAGTIVRDHNQGHILRDLKLPGDYVVVARGGKGGHGNEHFKSSINRAPRQVEPGQPGEERSIDLELKVIADVGLIGLPNAGKSTLLSRISRAHPEIADYPFTTKYPNLGAVIVDDDSFIVADIPGLIEGAHQGHGLGHEFLRHVERTKLLVHLVEAVPIDGSDPVENYRTIRNELEQYSPALANRPEILVLSKLDVTGADEVVDRIAHELCREPLTLSAVTGRGIPQLISRILEVLQRVRAESDEEEAPSPSDVVEES
- a CDS encoding WXG100 family type VII secretion target, which produces MPQAHVDPAELRRFAQSLKQFNNDLQSRMTVLNGQLNNLGSTWRDREHDKFAEEFRQTMNVVSRFIQLSEAHVPFLMKKAEKIEDYLQQR
- a CDS encoding CocE/NonD family hydrolase, with amino-acid sequence MNMHRIALLRLRLLVLSSVLAGLPVVATAQQAVVAEPIPVEERYEKSEHLIPMRDGVHLFTAIYRPRDASAENPYPILLSRTPYSCSPYGEDEYRPLVGPSRTMMEDGYIVVYQDVRGRFRSEGSYDNMRPHVPGDAEIDESSDTYDTIEWLLDNVTGHNGRVGMWGISYPGFYTAAALPEAHPALVAASPQAPIADFFFDDFHHNGAYTLAYFLITPVFGYQKDGPQESRWFDIVDPGTRDGYKFYLELGPLKNASRYYGPDNFFWRELVEHPNYDEFWQRRAILPHLKGLSTAVMTVGGWFDAEDLYGPLSIYQTIERENPETFNMMVMGPWGHGDWARNGDGPQVTGKIPFGEGLSSAYQDDVEARFFRHFLKEGNDPADPGPDLPEALTFDTGRKRWEEFEQWPPANVETVQLYFGNDRTLSANSPDAEDRQPFSEFISDPSTPVPDSGEIQIVMTPRAYMTDDQRFASRRPDVLSFRSQVLESDVTLAGPMIARLFVSTTGTDADWVVKLIDEYPGDHPTEEHAPEGVEFGDYEQLVRGEIIRGRFRNSFESPEPFVPGEVTPIDLPLQDVFHTFKKGHRILVHVQSSWFPLFDRNPQTFVPNIFEADEDDFTRQTHRVYHSPEFPSHLEISLLPKAPEAD
- the rpmA gene encoding 50S ribosomal protein L27, translated to MAHKKGQGSSRNGRDSNAQRLGIKLFGGQLAKPGAIICRQHGTKWRPGKNVGVGRDWTIFALTEGKVYFDQNGRRINVIPATNGQVEAHA